CCTTCAAGGAAGAGGGCCGGCGGCTGGTGGACATCACCTGGGAGCAGCACCGGCTGCACGAGTCCCGCCGCTGGAGCGCCTCGGAGCTGGTGGATTCGGTGCGCCTGGACCAGCTCACCGAGAAGGACCGGTTCGTGGTGTGGAACGCCGGCAAGGCGGAGATGACCGCCAAGCCCAGCGCGGACCGCATGGCGCGGCTGGCCGACCAGGAGTGCCGGCGCTGGGTGGGCAAGGACAATGTGGTAGCCTCCATCATCCAGTCGCTGGGCACCTGGAGCCGCTACTGGAACGAGGAGGAGTCGCACCACGAGACGAGCTTCACGCAGCTGGCCATGCGCGTGGGCTTCGAGCCGCTGAGCGATGAGACGGTCATCGAGTACCGCAAGGTGTTCCCGGACGATGACCTGCTGCGCACGGTGACGATGCTGGCGTTCTCCGAGAGCATCGCCTCGGTCAACTACGGCCAGTACATGCGCCAGGTGGCCGACCCAGGCCTCCGGACGCTGTTCAAGCACGTGGGGGCCGACGAGGTGCAGCACATGCAGTACTTCATCTCGTTCGCCAAGGCGCTGGTGGACAGCGGTGCCTACCCCATCAAGGACGCCTTCGCCGTGGCGCACTTCTTCCTCCGGGAGGAGGGCGAGCTGTACGGCAGCGCGCGCGAGCACGTGGAGGACCGGGGCACCCATATCAACTGGTGGGACCACCTGGAGAACGAGGCGGGCCAGACGGCCGTGGCGCCCGAGGCGCTGGACCGCAAGCGCTCGCTCATCCTGCACTCGCTGCGGCGCATCACCGGCGTGGCGTGCGCCTCCGCCCAGGAGGTGGAGGACTACTGGATGGACCTGATCGGGTGCTGAGCCGTGCGCTTCGAAGAATCCCTGCTGACGCTGCGCGTGCGGCCCAATGACCTGGACAGCCTGGGCCACGTGAACAACGCCACCGCGCTGGAGTACCTGGAGGCCGGGCGGTGGGCGTGGATGGAGCGCAACGCCCTGCGCAAGGTGTCCCAGGTGGTGGCGCTCACCCTGCGGGTCGAGGTGGACTACCGCAAGGAGATCGTCCCTCAGGAGGTGGTGGTGCACACCCGCCTGGAGTTCCCGCCCGAGGAGGAACTGCGGGATGAGCACGAGGTGCACTACCGGGTGCGCTTCCACCAGCAGCTCCTCATCGATGGCGGGACGCGGCTGGCGGTGGAGGCCCGGGTGCAGGCGGCCTTCGTCCACGCCGCGGACCGCTCGCTGTGCTCGCTCCAGGACTTCCTGGCGGCGTCCCGTGTCTCTTCTCCCTGAGCAGGACGAAGTCCCCATGCCCGAGACCCTCTTCGCCCGGCTCCTGGCGGCGGATCCCCAGCGGGGCCTGTCCCTGTTCGAGGACTTTGGCCACCGGTCCTCGTTTCTTGCCTACCGGCAGATGCCGGAGCGGATCGCCGCCAGCGCGGAGCACTTCCGCGCCCAGGGCATTCAGCCCGGAGACCGGATCCTCTTTCCCTTCGAGACGTCCGAGGCCGTCGTCCTCTCGTTCCTCGGGCTGCTGGCGCTGGGGGCGGTGCCGTTCTCGGTGAAGCCCTACATCCTCAGCACGCCCAAGGGCGCCTACCGGGACTTCCTCTCGCGGCTCTCCGAGCGGCATGGGGTGCGCCGCATCCTGGATGTGCCGAGCCTGCGCGCCCTGGAGCTGTCCCTGGAGCGGGTGCCCTTGCCGCCCGCGGGGGCGCGCGTGGAGGGGGCACGCCTGAGGGAGCCTGGCGAGGACACGCTGGCCTTCGTGCAGTTCTCGTCGGGCTCGACGGCGTTCCCCAAGGGCGTGCCCATCACCTGGGGGAACCTTCACGCCAACCTGCGGATGATCGTGGAGCAGGGACGGCTCGGCGCGCGGGACCGGTGCGTGAGCTGGTTGCCGCTGTACCACGACATGGGGCTGGTGGGCGGGATGCTGTCGTGCCTCTACGGGGGCTGTGACACGCTCCTCACCCCGCCCATGAGCTTCCTGATGGATCCGGCGGGCTGGCTGGAATTCCTGTCCGAGCACCGCGCCACCCTGGCCGTCATCCCGAACTTCGCGATCGACTACACGCTGAAGATCCTGAACGGGCTGGAGGCCGAGGACCTTCAGGGGCTGAATCTCTCGGCGCTGCGCACCGTGTATCTGGGCAGCGAGCCCATCAACATCGCCAACCTGGAGGACTTCACGTCCCGGCTCGCGCCCCAGGGACTGCGGCGCGAGGCGATCAAGCCCTGCTACGGCATGGCCGAGGTGGTGCTGATGGTCTCGTGCGTGGGGGACGAGGGGTGGCGGGTGGTGACGGCGCCCAGTGGCCAGCCCGCCATCTCCGTGGGGCGTCCCCTGAGCGAGTTCGAGGTGCGGCTCCGGACCGAGGAGGGCCGCGTCTGTGGGGAGCGGGAGCTGGGCCAGATCGAACTGCGGCGCGGGAGCCTGGCGCAGGCGTACTACGCGGACGAGCGTCCGCTGCGCGGTGAGGACGGATTCTACCCGACGGGAGACCTCGGCTTCGTGGAGGGCGGCGAGCTGTTCATCACGGGCCGGCTCAACGACCGGATCAAGATCAACGGCCAGAGCTACTTCTCCAGTGACTTCGAGCAGGCCATCGAACGGCTTCCGTTCATCCGCTCGGGCAGGACGGCGGTCATCCAGGCGCAGGGGCGCGTGGTGGTGCTCGCCGAGGTGAGCCGCCCGGAGGTGCTGGAGCACCGGCCCGAGAGCCAGAAGCAGGTGTCCGCCGCCATCCTGGAGGCGGTGGGCGTCACCGTGGCGCACGAGGACGTGCTGTTCATCCGCTACGGGCAGTTGCTCAAGACGAGCAGCGGCAAGCTCCAGCGCCGGGCCCTCACCGAGGCCTTCGAGCAGGGGCGCATCCGTGTGGCCACCGCCCAGCAACTGCGCGCGGACCTGCTGAAGCTCCGCGCCCAGCGGCTCTTCCTGGGGCCGGTGTTCGAGGTCCGCCAGCGGGGAGGAAGGCTGCTGCGCTCCGGGGCCCAGTGGCTGCGTCAGGGCAAGGCGCGCCTCGTGGCCGGGGTGTGGCCGCGCCCGCGCTCCTGAGCGGCTTCCCTTACTTCCAGAGCTCCAGGCCATGCGCCGCATGGCAGGCGTCGCCGAGCAGATCCCAGGAGAGCTGGGGATTCTCCTGGGCGAGCGTGGGCATGCGCTGAAAGGCCTGTGCCTCGCTGAGCCTGCGGACGGTGGCCTCCAGCAACTGGCGGGCCCGCAGCACGGTCTGCTGCTGCTTCGGGGTGGGGCGCCAGCCGTTCTCCTTCCGGTATCGCCCGAGCGTCTCCAGGAAGTGGCCATAGAACTTGAGCGACTGGGAGAGGAGCGCCAGCCGGTGCTCGGGCGAGGCGGCCAGCGCGGCCTCGTACTGACGCGCCTCCGAACCCAGCCGGTAGAGCAGCACCTCAACCTGGACCTCCAGCCTTCCGTCCCACGCCTTGCGCACGGCAGGGTGGCGCGCCCAGCTCGCCACCGCCTGGAAGAAGTGCAGCCCGCCACACGGGTGCGTGTAGATGCCCTGCTTGCGCTTGGGCACCTGGGGCAGGCCCGCCTTCATGCCCTCGGCGAGCTCCGCCTGGGCGCGCTCCAGCGTGGCGAGCGCCTCGTCCATCACCGCGTCGAAGCGCACGGACTCCCCCGCGCCGTTGCGGAAGGTGGTCCCGGGCGGAAGGACGTGGCCCAGCGCATCCAACGTCCACGCGCCGTCCGGCGAGGAGGCGAGGGCAGGGGAGAAGCCGCGCTGGAGGGCCTCCACCAGGGCCTTCAGTGTCACCGGGCCTTGAGGAGTCTGGAACTTCCGGCCCAGCGGCACACTGGCGAGCACCAGCGTCTTCTCCTGCAGGGCCGGGTGGGGTTGCACGGGGATGCCCTCGGCGGTGAAGGGCTCGAAGCGCGGCCCCGGGCGCAGGAAGTCCGAGACGATGACGTCCACGGCGCGGCGCCCATCGCGAGCGCGGAAGTCCCGGCCCTCCAGGGTGATGCCGTGGGCGAGGGCCCACGGGTGGCCCGGATCCGCGGCGTGGGTTTGACACACCGCGCGAAGCGTCGCCTCCGGGGAGGCGGGCGGCGAGGGCACGGCGGAGAGTCCAGCGAGCAGCAGGGGCACGAAGGGCATGGCGGGACCGGAGGCTTGTTCAGGAGCACATCGCCTGCTATTGACTTGGAAATCAACCTTTCCGAGGAGCCGCCATGCCCACCCCCTTCACCGCGGAGCACGAGGCCTTTCGCAAGACGGTCCGCGCCTGGGTCGAGAAGGAACTGACGCCGCACGCCCTGGAGTGGGACCGGGCGGGCATCTTCCCCAAGGAGATCTTCAAGCAGGCCGGCGAGCTGGGCTTCCTGGGCATTAACCACGATCCGAAGTACGGCGGCAGCGGGCTGGACTACTGGTTCGTGACGGCGTTCTGCGAGGAGCTGTCGCGCAGCCAGAACGCGGGCGTGAACA
This is a stretch of genomic DNA from Stigmatella aurantiaca. It encodes these proteins:
- a CDS encoding ferritin-like domain-containing protein, with the translated sequence MRALIREAAGAQAPLGEALLRMAGLVERNTVELSPPPRPAVVTDLYRAFKEEGRRLVDITWEQHRLHESRRWSASELVDSVRLDQLTEKDRFVVWNAGKAEMTAKPSADRMARLADQECRRWVGKDNVVASIIQSLGTWSRYWNEEESHHETSFTQLAMRVGFEPLSDETVIEYRKVFPDDDLLRTVTMLAFSESIASVNYGQYMRQVADPGLRTLFKHVGADEVQHMQYFISFAKALVDSGAYPIKDAFAVAHFFLREEGELYGSAREHVEDRGTHINWWDHLENEAGQTAVAPEALDRKRSLILHSLRRITGVACASAQEVEDYWMDLIGC
- a CDS encoding acyl-CoA thioesterase, giving the protein MRFEESLLTLRVRPNDLDSLGHVNNATALEYLEAGRWAWMERNALRKVSQVVALTLRVEVDYRKEIVPQEVVVHTRLEFPPEEELRDEHEVHYRVRFHQQLLIDGGTRLAVEARVQAAFVHAADRSLCSLQDFLAASRVSSP
- a CDS encoding AMP-binding protein, which encodes MPETLFARLLAADPQRGLSLFEDFGHRSSFLAYRQMPERIAASAEHFRAQGIQPGDRILFPFETSEAVVLSFLGLLALGAVPFSVKPYILSTPKGAYRDFLSRLSERHGVRRILDVPSLRALELSLERVPLPPAGARVEGARLREPGEDTLAFVQFSSGSTAFPKGVPITWGNLHANLRMIVEQGRLGARDRCVSWLPLYHDMGLVGGMLSCLYGGCDTLLTPPMSFLMDPAGWLEFLSEHRATLAVIPNFAIDYTLKILNGLEAEDLQGLNLSALRTVYLGSEPINIANLEDFTSRLAPQGLRREAIKPCYGMAEVVLMVSCVGDEGWRVVTAPSGQPAISVGRPLSEFEVRLRTEEGRVCGERELGQIELRRGSLAQAYYADERPLRGEDGFYPTGDLGFVEGGELFITGRLNDRIKINGQSYFSSDFEQAIERLPFIRSGRTAVIQAQGRVVVLAEVSRPEVLEHRPESQKQVSAAILEAVGVTVAHEDVLFIRYGQLLKTSSGKLQRRALTEAFEQGRIRVATAQQLRADLLKLRAQRLFLGPVFEVRQRGGRLLRSGAQWLRQGKARLVAGVWPRPRS